One window of the Acidobacteriota bacterium genome contains the following:
- a CDS encoding PTS sugar transporter subunit IIA has protein sequence MRLSNLLKKDLIITNLTQKDREGILQEMIGFLKKKKLISDHKDLFKKLLEREKQVTTAIADGIAIPHCKSKEIEESIIVLGISKEGANFNSINGKPTHIFFLVISPLELSSHHLQILALVAHMAKKGEHLRDRLLKKESEEEIIKAIREEETTHE, from the coding sequence ATGAGACTCAGCAATCTTTTAAAAAAAGATCTTATAATTACAAATCTGACTCAGAAAGATAGGGAAGGAATTCTTCAAGAGATGATAGGCTTTTTAAAAAAGAAAAAATTAATCTCAGACCACAAAGACCTTTTCAAAAAATTACTGGAACGTGAAAAACAAGTAACAACAGCCATAGCCGATGGGATAGCAATTCCTCATTGTAAATCAAAAGAAATTGAAGAATCCATAATAGTCCTGGGAATATCAAAAGAAGGAGCCAACTTCAATTCTATAAATGGGAAGCCAACTCATATTTTTTTTCTTGTAATCTCTCCTCTTGAACTTTCATCTCATCACCTTCAAATATTAGCCTTGGTAGCTCATATGGCAAAGAAAGGTGAACATTTAAGAGACAGGTTGTTAAAGAAAGAGTCTGAAGAAGAAATTATAAAAGCAATCAGGGAAGAAGAAACAACTCATGAATAA
- the raiA gene encoding ribosome-associated translation inhibitor RaiA, translated as MKVNFTGRQVEITEELKRYIEKKLKKIERTGVKIIDVDVVLSEEKYMKVAEINLKGNLLSFNTVQKSNNIRKSINQAFSAIQKRMKREKEKFIDKKRRRRKTKVIEERVIEEIETQNVIKTNDYYTKPITLEEALIYINSNKKDILVFKNSLNNRFSVLYRKKDGSISLIEPDL; from the coding sequence ATGAAAGTCAATTTCACTGGAAGACAGGTTGAAATAACAGAGGAGTTAAAGAGATATATAGAAAAAAAACTGAAAAAAATTGAAAGAACGGGTGTAAAAATAATCGATGTAGATGTTGTTCTATCCGAAGAGAAATATATGAAAGTAGCAGAAATAAACCTGAAAGGGAATCTTCTGTCATTCAATACAGTTCAGAAATCGAACAACATTAGAAAATCAATCAATCAGGCATTCTCAGCAATACAAAAAAGGATGAAAAGAGAGAAAGAAAAATTTATAGATAAAAAAAGGAGAAGAAGGAAAACAAAAGTTATTGAAGAGAGAGTAATTGAAGAGATTGAAACTCAGAATGTTATAAAAACAAACGATTATTATACAAAACCCATAACCTTGGAGGAGGCTTTAATTTATATTAATTCAAATAAAAAAGATATACTTGTATTCAAAAATTCTTTGAATAATAGATTTTCCGTTCTATATAGAAAAAAAGATGGATCGATCAGTTTAATAGAACCTGATCTATAA